From the Litorilinea aerophila genome, one window contains:
- a CDS encoding sugar-binding protein — MRCVGSISLWAVLLWGSLGLLAACNRTNDLLPSTPSTPPPVILPQATPTPEPPLTPEGQSVRALSARNGVETVDRAGGRRPLPAPTRTFLTAGDGVDVDLDGRVLLRFADGVEIEVMRDGELTFRELALDERDVRLALVSRGGTARFDIDSRLQVSMTVETEFAQIVATGTSFLVVKELDSPLEWVIGLESEDDLQVTARNDPNPDQPTTKGVDSGVARWIAPIDVPSAGIAYDGFSVLDWMDRLENGEPVAEIGEVLWPHADAVLDTGGLAELPPPGEPFTLPFDLGQVTLILEPEPGFGPPAYRLVDCNGDGRQDIFMELGALTLDFRTVLARVRDVDVTVLAGDEEARGTFQAYDPAYAAMNGEAFTLAPGTQEVISLHSELPYHYARLTLSQGCFLGVSLTPPEMAPRPATEPSSTLAAPPPAIDFQEATARPAENGRLRAWTGLPIVVDGDVSEWPTPEGEGVSTGPGWTPLATVVYDNGCAARYPVARYGRTIPTDLAARVQFAYDEAYLYVAFVVEDDGFVGYSGGDYQYFNGDAPQLLLDLDLAGDFQDTGRSGDDRQVDLRAGVGQPGTRTAVALWDLATLQATSYPDARVAAQGVDGGYVLEAALPWAPLGIAPQSGLQLGLAASISDNDRPEANVQQCMISTAPGRDWQDPTTWGTLLLAGPPNHP; from the coding sequence ATGAGATGTGTGGGTTCCATCTCCCTGTGGGCCGTGCTGTTGTGGGGCAGCCTGGGGCTGCTGGCTGCCTGTAATCGGACGAACGACCTGCTGCCATCCACCCCGTCCACACCACCGCCGGTGATCCTGCCCCAGGCCACGCCCACCCCAGAGCCTCCCCTCACCCCCGAGGGCCAGAGCGTTCGGGCCCTCTCCGCCCGCAACGGCGTGGAAACTGTCGACCGGGCCGGCGGGCGACGTCCCCTGCCCGCGCCCACCCGGACCTTCCTGACTGCGGGCGACGGCGTGGATGTGGATCTGGACGGCCGGGTCCTCCTCCGGTTTGCCGACGGCGTGGAGATCGAGGTGATGCGGGACGGTGAGCTGACCTTCCGGGAGCTGGCCCTGGACGAACGGGATGTGCGCCTGGCTCTGGTTTCCCGGGGCGGCACAGCCCGCTTCGATATCGACAGCCGCCTGCAGGTCTCCATGACGGTGGAGACGGAGTTCGCCCAGATCGTGGCCACCGGCACCTCCTTCCTGGTGGTCAAGGAGCTCGACAGCCCCCTGGAGTGGGTCATTGGCCTGGAGTCCGAGGACGATCTGCAGGTCACCGCCCGCAACGATCCCAACCCGGACCAGCCTACCACCAAAGGGGTGGACAGCGGTGTGGCCCGCTGGATCGCACCCATCGACGTGCCCAGCGCCGGGATCGCCTACGACGGTTTTTCGGTGCTGGACTGGATGGATCGGCTGGAGAACGGGGAGCCGGTGGCGGAGATCGGCGAGGTGCTCTGGCCCCACGCGGACGCCGTGCTGGACACCGGTGGGCTGGCCGAGCTGCCGCCGCCGGGCGAGCCCTTCACCCTCCCCTTCGACCTGGGCCAGGTCACCCTCATCCTGGAGCCAGAGCCGGGCTTCGGGCCACCGGCCTATCGCCTGGTGGATTGCAACGGCGACGGGCGGCAGGATATCTTCATGGAACTGGGTGCCCTGACCCTGGACTTCCGCACCGTGCTGGCCCGGGTCCGGGATGTGGATGTGACCGTTCTGGCCGGGGATGAGGAGGCCCGGGGCACCTTCCAGGCCTACGATCCGGCCTACGCGGCCATGAACGGGGAGGCGTTCACCCTGGCGCCCGGCACCCAGGAGGTGATCAGCCTGCACTCGGAGCTTCCCTATCACTACGCCCGCCTGACCTTGAGCCAGGGCTGCTTCCTGGGGGTGAGCCTGACGCCGCCGGAGATGGCTCCCCGCCCGGCAACGGAGCCATCATCCACCCTGGCTGCCCCGCCGCCGGCCATCGACTTCCAGGAGGCCACGGCCCGGCCCGCTGAAAACGGCCGCCTGCGGGCCTGGACGGGCCTGCCCATCGTGGTGGACGGTGACGTCTCCGAATGGCCGACGCCGGAAGGCGAGGGGGTATCCACCGGCCCTGGCTGGACGCCCCTGGCCACGGTGGTCTACGACAACGGCTGCGCTGCCCGCTACCCGGTGGCCCGCTACGGCCGCACCATCCCCACCGACCTGGCGGCCCGGGTCCAGTTCGCCTACGACGAGGCCTACCTGTATGTGGCCTTTGTGGTGGAGGACGACGGCTTCGTGGGCTACAGCGGAGGCGACTACCAGTATTTCAACGGCGATGCGCCCCAGCTCCTGCTGGACCTGGATCTGGCCGGGGATTTCCAGGACACAGGCCGCAGTGGGGATGACCGCCAGGTCGACCTGCGGGCGGGCGTGGGGCAGCCGGGGACGCGGACAGCGGTGGCCCTGTGGGATCTGGCCACCCTGCAGGCCACTTCCTACCCGGATGCCCGGGTGGCGGCGCAGGGTGTCGACGGCGGTTACGTGCTGGAGGCGGCCCTGCCCTGGGCGCCCCTGGGCATCGCTCCCCAGTCCGGCCTCCAGTTGGGCCTGGCGGCCAGCATCAGCGACAACGACCGGCCGGAGGCCAACGTGCAGCAGTGCATGATTTCCACCGCACCGGGCCGCGACTGGCAAGATCCCACCACCTGGGGTACCCTGCTGTTGGCAGGCCCACCGAACCATCCCTGA
- a CDS encoding nSTAND1 domain-containing NTPase: MRPTPDLIAHLARLLVQDNAVLFIGPTLGQDPERPPLLDRLAEALAARIDYQRPDRSLPAVARDFEVLLGRSALLQALAEELERLEQEPATVHQLIATALLPENTVITTRFDHLLELALQQLRKPFIPVVQDEDVPGIDATKVTLIKLLGDITRPQTLVITEDDIDAFIDRLPTVSDVVKAFFATKTLILLGYDLNGEPFKRFFRRVSRNLSVFRRTAYAVVPAPLDEVERRYWEGQNVQLLVQAPMAFLEALIAATRQWTQAPPQAMNPLQALAGDPASAPLPPAPYKGLDSYTAADAAIFAGRDQEAERLTHRILAHRLTVVYGESGSGKTSLLQAGVRPRLARRRALMALAEVIPGAPLEALLQQALQEALQEVGLNTPSTELVPQIRQLQARLDGPVVLALDQFEQLFLAEDAETREAAARFLQQLRADPALDLRLVLAIREDFLGRLETLRDHLPNLLDVRFRLERLGREAARATIEEPAQLFHVAWEPALVQRLLDELSDGDATGVAPPQLQIVCQRLYQAATETPVRPGQMATITSAHLERLGGVQGILGEYLTEAVAQFDPDQQPHVRLLLAALVHSSGVKQRLSLAELARTVDRPQPEVTALLDRLTQQRLVQRFQVGSPAGPGDGPSLAYQLAHDYLAGRILRWLGDEFWETQRAREILRQALPAWQSRARLPGPDDLRLIAEHRQALRPLPAEAAMLYAAAVVYGQPTEAWASLLRPEVQRDVLLRLVRHPEPRARQHALTALATLGPREAADLLVERALADDDGVVRSAAAQAIATLVQVYPEVGAAAVEGLAAAGPRPEARAAAMDALATVVDRAPAAGKGLPAGLRQAVRRRVWQRRWGRGRAGVLAATLRGLQGGFWGFALGLGPFLGLYGIPDLDQLDLRTVLSTAILGSVLAGVLVGIPTAGVTAGLAALERLLLDPPTHRRERWSRWLAINGAGGLAFALGFELVLFMVNFLSAPLATLVINLAGGFLLVAVLRLPDLLDVRLPRLVHLGLAALVGGLVLAGSGVAGAPGDAFAAYRAAPGTFLWLLLAGAISSAGLHWAIAPAAGRQLAADGREDTS; this comes from the coding sequence ATGCGCCCCACACCCGATCTGATCGCCCACCTGGCCAGGCTCCTGGTCCAGGATAACGCCGTCCTGTTCATTGGACCGACCCTGGGCCAGGACCCGGAGCGTCCCCCACTCCTGGATCGGCTGGCCGAGGCCCTGGCTGCGCGCATCGATTACCAGCGCCCAGATCGCAGCCTGCCCGCGGTGGCCCGGGACTTCGAGGTGCTCCTGGGGCGCAGCGCCCTCCTCCAGGCCCTGGCCGAAGAGCTGGAGCGCCTGGAACAGGAGCCGGCGACCGTCCACCAGCTCATCGCCACCGCCCTCCTGCCGGAAAACACGGTCATCACCACCCGCTTCGATCACCTCCTGGAACTGGCCCTGCAACAACTTCGCAAACCCTTCATCCCTGTCGTCCAGGACGAAGACGTGCCCGGCATCGACGCCACCAAGGTCACCCTCATCAAGCTGCTGGGCGACATCACCCGGCCCCAAACCCTGGTCATCACCGAGGACGACATCGATGCCTTCATCGACCGGCTGCCCACCGTCTCCGACGTGGTCAAGGCCTTCTTCGCCACCAAGACCCTCATCCTTCTGGGCTATGACCTGAACGGCGAGCCCTTCAAACGTTTCTTCCGCCGGGTCAGCCGCAACCTGAGCGTCTTTCGCCGCACGGCCTACGCAGTGGTGCCGGCCCCCCTGGACGAGGTGGAACGCCGTTACTGGGAAGGACAGAACGTCCAGCTGCTGGTGCAGGCGCCCATGGCGTTCCTGGAGGCGCTGATCGCGGCGACCCGCCAGTGGACCCAGGCACCGCCCCAGGCCATGAACCCGCTCCAGGCCCTGGCCGGGGATCCTGCCAGCGCGCCCCTGCCGCCGGCACCCTACAAAGGGCTGGACAGCTACACCGCCGCCGACGCGGCCATCTTCGCCGGTCGCGACCAGGAAGCCGAACGGCTCACCCACCGCATCCTGGCCCACCGCCTGACCGTGGTCTACGGCGAGAGTGGCAGCGGCAAGACCAGCCTGCTCCAGGCCGGGGTCCGGCCGCGCCTGGCCCGACGCCGGGCGCTCATGGCCCTGGCCGAGGTGATCCCCGGCGCCCCGCTGGAAGCCCTCCTCCAGCAGGCTCTCCAGGAAGCCCTCCAGGAAGTCGGCCTGAACACGCCCTCCACGGAGCTTGTCCCCCAGATCCGCCAGCTTCAGGCCCGGCTCGACGGGCCGGTGGTGCTGGCGCTGGACCAGTTCGAGCAGCTCTTCCTGGCGGAGGACGCCGAGACCCGAGAGGCGGCGGCCCGTTTCCTGCAGCAGCTACGGGCCGACCCTGCCCTGGACCTGCGCCTGGTCCTGGCAATACGGGAGGACTTCCTGGGCCGGCTGGAGACCCTGCGGGACCACCTGCCCAATCTGCTGGATGTGCGCTTCCGCCTGGAGCGGCTGGGCCGGGAGGCGGCCCGGGCCACCATCGAGGAGCCGGCCCAGCTCTTCCACGTGGCCTGGGAGCCGGCCCTGGTGCAGCGGTTGCTGGACGAACTCTCCGACGGGGATGCCACCGGGGTAGCCCCACCCCAGCTCCAGATCGTCTGCCAGCGCCTCTACCAGGCGGCGACAGAGACCCCGGTGAGGCCGGGGCAGATGGCCACCATCACGTCCGCCCACCTGGAGCGCCTGGGCGGCGTCCAGGGCATCCTGGGGGAGTACCTGACCGAAGCCGTGGCCCAATTTGACCCTGACCAGCAGCCCCACGTGCGGCTCCTCCTGGCCGCGCTGGTCCACTCCAGCGGCGTCAAGCAGCGCCTCTCCCTGGCAGAGCTGGCCCGAACGGTGGATCGGCCCCAACCGGAAGTCACCGCCCTGTTGGACCGACTCACCCAGCAGCGGCTGGTCCAGCGTTTCCAGGTGGGAAGCCCTGCTGGCCCGGGTGACGGCCCTTCCCTGGCCTACCAGCTGGCCCACGACTACCTGGCCGGGCGCATCCTCCGCTGGCTGGGGGATGAGTTCTGGGAGACCCAGCGGGCCCGGGAGATCCTGCGCCAGGCGTTGCCGGCCTGGCAGAGCCGGGCACGTTTGCCTGGCCCCGACGACCTGCGCCTCATCGCCGAACATCGCCAGGCCCTGCGTCCATTGCCCGCGGAAGCCGCCATGCTCTACGCCGCGGCCGTCGTCTATGGCCAGCCCACCGAGGCCTGGGCCTCCCTGCTGCGCCCCGAAGTCCAGCGGGACGTGCTCCTGCGTCTGGTCCGGCATCCAGAGCCCCGGGCCCGGCAGCATGCGCTCACCGCCCTGGCGACCCTGGGCCCTCGGGAGGCCGCGGACCTCCTGGTGGAGCGGGCGCTGGCCGATGACGACGGCGTGGTCCGGTCCGCCGCCGCGCAGGCCATCGCCACCCTGGTCCAGGTCTACCCCGAGGTGGGCGCTGCGGCGGTGGAAGGGCTGGCCGCAGCCGGGCCACGGCCCGAAGCGCGGGCTGCGGCCATGGACGCGCTGGCCACGGTGGTCGACCGGGCACCAGCCGCGGGTAAAGGGCTGCCCGCCGGGCTGCGGCAGGCCGTGCGACGGCGGGTCTGGCAGCGTCGTTGGGGGCGAGGGCGGGCCGGCGTGCTGGCAGCCACCCTGCGGGGGCTCCAGGGCGGCTTCTGGGGCTTTGCCCTGGGCCTGGGCCCCTTCCTGGGCCTCTACGGCATCCCCGACCTGGACCAGTTGGACCTGCGCACCGTCCTGAGCACGGCCATCCTGGGTAGCGTGCTGGCCGGCGTCCTGGTGGGCATTCCCACGGCCGGGGTGACTGCCGGCCTGGCCGCGCTGGAGCGGCTCCTGCTGGATCCGCCCACCCACAGGCGGGAGCGGTGGTCCCGGTGGCTGGCCATCAACGGGGCCGGCGGTCTGGCCTTTGCCCTCGGTTTCGAGTTGGTTTTGTTTATGGTAAACTTCCTCTCAGCTCCCCTGGCGACTTTGGTGATCAATCTGGCCGGCGGCTTCCTGCTCGTGGCCGTGCTGCGTCTGCCGGATCTGCTGGACGTGCGGCTGCCCCGTCTTGTGCACCTGGGCCTGGCTGCCCTGGTGGGCGGGTTGGTCCTGGCGGGGAGCGGTGTGGCGGGTGCACCAGGCGATGCCTTCGCAGCGTACAGGGCTGCCCCGGGCACCTTTCTCTGGCTGCTGTTGGCCGGGGCCATCAGCAGCGCGGGGCTTCATTGGGCCATTGCCCCGGCTGCGGGCCGTCAGCTCGCTGCTGACGGCAGAGAGGATACATCATGA